A genomic window from Candidatus Babeliales bacterium includes:
- a CDS encoding GNAT family N-acetyltransferase — MKNYIKAIMVMLCIGAVAGGIYWYVRPVEQLSERDIQDIHNLFKKDWYLLSARDYDYKHVDDTIRTGSPNEYEADYKGKMKFKVMREGDKFVGFVSYYMKNFQHGIILYLAVEPEFRSKGYGEKLLKYAVQQMFDQGACRVTLVARIDNTRGRAFYLRSGFKEMAEDRGFVGYRIDKPGCPT, encoded by the coding sequence ATGAAAAATTATATAAAAGCTATTATGGTGATGTTGTGTATAGGAGCTGTTGCGGGTGGAATATATTGGTATGTACGTCCAGTAGAGCAACTTTCTGAGCGCGATATACAAGATATACATAATTTATTTAAAAAAGATTGGTATTTATTAAGTGCACGTGATTATGACTATAAACACGTTGATGACACTATACGTACTGGGTCTCCGAATGAGTATGAAGCAGATTATAAAGGTAAGATGAAATTTAAAGTAATGCGTGAGGGAGATAAGTTTGTTGGATTTGTTTCGTATTACATGAAAAATTTTCAGCATGGTATCATCTTATATTTAGCAGTAGAGCCAGAGTTTCGCAGCAAGGGCTATGGTGAAAAACTGTTAAAATATGCAGTTCAGCAAATGTTTGATCAAGGTGCGTGTAGGGTAACATTGGTAGCACGTATTGATAATACTCGCGGGCGTGCATTTTACCTGCGATCTGGATTTAAAGAGATGGCAGAAGATCGAGGATTTGTTGGCTATAGAATAGATAAGCCAGGATGTCCTACATAA